The Eleutherodactylus coqui strain aEleCoq1 chromosome 13, aEleCoq1.hap1, whole genome shotgun sequence genome includes a window with the following:
- the LOC136588246 gene encoding keratin, type I cytoskeletal 19-like has protein sequence MSSYSIRQTTASSGSSGGLGFGVHGGGSNRYSVGSYRSPSIHGGSGGQNISISTSRLVSSGASGFGGGLGGGFGGQAGGAGGGFSSSYGYGFGGGLGSGSGEGLLAGGEKETMQNLNDRLASYLDKVRSLEKANAELEIKIREWYEKQAPSPDRDYSEYYKIIEDLRNKILTATTNNATILLQIDNARLAADDFKCKYETEMALRMNVEGDINGLRKCLDELTLTRSDLEIQIESLKEELGYLKKNHEEEMDALRGQVGGHVNVEMDAAPAVDLTKILSDMRDQYENMAEKNRKEVEAWYFKQTEELNREVASHSEQIQSSKTEMTDLKRTLQGLEIELQTQLSMKAALEGTLAETEGRYCMQLSQIQDLISSVEGQLSEVRSDIERQRHEYKILMDVKSRLEQEISTYRRLLDGEDFSYKDSQTHRKVRTIIEESIDGKVVSSRENVRESSY, from the exons ATGTCCTCATACAGCATCAGGCAGACCACTGCATCGTCAGGATCCTCAGGTGGCTTGGGATTTGGTGTCCATGGTGGTGGCTCAAACAGATACTCTGTAGGTAGTTACAGGTCACCTAGCATCCATGGAGGCAGTGGTGGCCAAAATATCTCCATCTCGACTTCTAGGCTAGTTTCCTCTGGGGCTAGTGGTTTTGGAGGCGGCTTGGGTGGAGGATTTGGTGGTCAAGCTGGTGGAGCAGGTGGTGGCTTTTCATCTAGCTATGGTTATGGCTTTGGAGGTGGACTTGGTAGCGGGAGTGGAGAGGGTCTTCTAGCAGGGGGTGAGAAGGAGACTATGCAAAACCTGAATGACCGTCTGGCCTCATACCTGGACAAAGTACGCTCTTTGGAGAAGGCCAACGCCGAGTTGGAGATCAAGATCCGTGAATGGTATGAGAAACAAGCACCAAGCCCAGATCGTGATTACAGCGAATATTACAAAATCATTGAAGATCTTCGCAACAAG aTCCTCACTGCCACCACGAACAATGCTACTATTCTCCTGCAGATTGATAATGCCAGGCTGGCCGCTGATGACTTCAAGTGCAA GTATGAAACTGAAATGGCCTTGCGTATGAATGTTGAGGGTGACATCAATGGACTACGCAAGTGCTTGGATGAACTGACCCTCACTAGATCTGATTTGGAGATCCAGATTGAGAGCTTGAAGGAAGAGTTGGGCTACCTGAAGAAGAACCATGAGGAG GAAATGGACGCTCTCCGTGGACAAGTTGGTGGCCATGTGAATGTAGAAATGGATGCTGCCCCGGCTGTTGACCTGACTAAGATTTTGTCTGACATGAGAGACCAATATGAAAATATGGCTGAAAAGAACCGTAAGGAAGTTGAGGCCTGGTACTTTAAGCAG ACAGAGGAACTGAACAGAGAAGTAGCAAGCCACAGTGAACAGATCCAGtccagcaaaacagaaatgaccgACCTTAAACGTACCCTCCAAGGCCTAGAGATTGAACTGCAGACACAACTAAGCATG AAAGCGGCACTGGAAGGCACCTTGGCAGAGACAGAAGGCCGGTACTGCATGCAGCTCTCTCAGATACAAGACTTGATCAGCAGCGTGGAAGGTCAACTGTCAGAAGTACGGTCAGATATAGAACGTCAACGCCATGAGTACAAAATCCTCATGGACGTGAAGTCCCGTTTGGAACAAGAAATCTCAACCTACAGACGTCTCTTGGATGGTGAAGA CTTTTCCTACAAAGATT